GATAAGGGAAATGTTTATTTTGTTTGGGAGGATGACAGAACCAAGGCCGGTCGTCCTGAAGTCTTCTTCAGATCCTTAATTGTAAAATTCAATAAACCTTCAGATTTTATAGAGTATTACCAGACCCCTGATGTAAGAATAAATACTGGGATAGATGCAGGTCTTTTTTCAGCAACTTCCCCGGCAATATCATCAGACAATAATAATAATGTATACATCTCATGGAATGACAGCAGGAATAAACCTGAAGACAAGATTTATAAGGGCATATATTTTAATGTTTCACATAATAATGGAAACTCATGGAAACCATCTGCAACCCGTATAGACACGGCAGGAGTTGCCGGTTTTCTGACATATTCCGCCCCTGTTATGAGCAGTGATTCATACGGAGATGTATATATCGCATGGACTGACAATGCAGGAAGGCCCCTGCTTGGAGAATTATATTCCCCTGATGGGACTCCTGATGTTTACTTCAACTATTCAAATAATTTTGGTGAGACATGGGGAAAAGAAGACCAGCGCATAGAAATGCCTAACTATGGTGACCATCAGTCCGTCCCATTTGATGTTGCGATCGGAAGCAATGACGAAGGTGTTGTTTTAATCGCATGGGCTGACGACAGGTTCGGAGATAAATCTTATAATATATTCACAAATCATTCTGAAAGCTTTGGACATAAATTTTTAGATAATGATTCAAATATACGAATTGATACCGGTATCACGGAAGCAGGGCTAGCTAAAGCCGGATCTCCTATGGTTAAAGTTGATGCACATGGGACTGTTTTTATATCATGGATTGACAACAGATCCGGGACATCAGACTTATTCTTTAATTTCTCAGCAGAGAAAGGAAAGCAATACTCATGGCAGGAATCGGATTACTGGATTGATTACCCCATACCTCCAGGCGAATCAGTACAACCTAAGATGAGTATAGACAATGCCGGACATTTTTATATTGTCTGGATGGATACAAGGTCTGCGCTCGCCAAAGATAACTATAATATATATTTCCTTGGAGGTTTTTTTGATATACAAACCTTGCAAATAGAGGGACAGAGGCTTGGTAAGGCATGTTTCATAGCCACAGCCGCTTATGGAAGCCCTTTTGAAAGCCACGTCGCGTTACTGCGGAGTTTCCGTGACCGATATCTTATTACCAACAACACGGGTAAGGCATTTGTAGAATTATATTACCATTTCAGCCCGGCGGCGGCTGATTACATCCTAAAACATGTTTACTTAAAACCGGTGGTAAGACTGGCCTTATTGCCTGCAGTTGGATTGGCAGCGTTTTTTGTTTATACATCGTTAGTACAGAAAGTATTGGTATTAATGGTATTTTTGCACATAGCTGGATTTATTATACGAAATAAGAAGCAAGAAGTTAGAAGCAAGAAGTTAGAGGTAAGAAGTAAGAAGTAAGAAAAAACATTTCACACTTCACTGCCTTTTCTTCATCGCCTCTGTAAGCATCTGCCTTGCCTCTTTATAGTCCGGCTCTATTTCAACTGCCCTATTAAATGATTCAACAGCAAGGTCATATTTTCCTTTCCTGTAGTATAAACTGCCGATATTATAGTATGCCTTGGCATAATCTGGATTAATCTCTATTGCCTTTTTAAAGATTGACTCCGCCTTGTCCAGCTCACCTTTTTCTGTTAAAACAATTCCGAGGTTGTTATATACGAATGGATGTCGCGGGTCAATAGAGATAGCCTTCTCATAAACAGTAATTGCCTTATCAAGTTCTCCGGTTTTCTTGTACACAATACCGAGGTTATAATAAACCCTGAAAAAGTCAGGATTTATTTTAAGGCAATGTTCATAGCTTGCCTTCGCCAGATCAAGCCTTTTCTGAGTCTGATACACAACACCTGCATTGTAATATGCAAGATAATAAAGCGGATTCAGCTTCAATGTATATTCAAATTCACGAATAGCATTGTTATAATCCCCCCTGCCTACATAAGCAAGCCCTAGATTGTCATGTGCCCTTGGTGATGAAGGAGAAATATCCGCTGCCCTCTGCCATAGTGTAAATTCATCCTTCCAAAAGGCATTTGTTTTGGCTGTATTGATTGAATAAGTAAAAACCAGGACAATAAGCAAAGCTATGGCTATACGCTGAGGCATCTTTAAAAAGATTATTCCGGCCATTACCGGAAAAACAATACCTGCAAGATAACCCCTGTTCTCCTGTAATATAGCATTCAGAGGCACTAAGGTAGTGGGCAGGAGTGTAATAAAAAACCATAATATAAAAAAAGACAGTATCCTCCATCCCCCTCCTCTTTTAAACAAGAAATATGCTGATAATAAAATAATCATTATGGCAAGTATACTTAGAATAAAAATACTGTCATAACCGGTAGATGACTTCTTCACAACATGATCTATAGTTAATCCCATTGGAAAGAACACTAACTGAAGATACTTCAATAATACCTTTGGCTGGGTTAAAAGGTTGATGTACAGGTCCGAAGTCCTCCCGGCAACTGCCAGTTTCAACATACTGCTTCTGAAAATAAGATATGGTATGGCAACAAGGGAAATAAAAGGAAGATAACATTTAAGAAGGCTGAAGGCTGAAGGCTGAAGGCTGAAAGTAGATACACCGGAAGATGAATGCTTCGCATCATCTCTGACAAAATATATATCATATATAATCAACATTACCGGAAGTGTAATAGCAATCTCTTTTGTAAGGATGGCAAGGAGGAAGGCGAGGAGGGATAGAAGATAGAAGTTAGAGGTAAGAGGTAAGAAATTAGAAGTAAGAAGTAAGAGATTAGAAGTAAGATTCCTTCTAACTTCTTGCTTCTTGCTTCTTGCTTCTGTCTGTTGACTTCTTGCTTCTGTCTGTTGACTTCTTGCTTCTGTCTGTTGACTTCTAAATTTAATCCAGCAATAAAATGACAAGAGATAAAAGAACGAGCACATCACACTGGAACGTGCTGTAATATAGTTCACAACCTCTGAGTTAAATGGATGGACTGCAAAGATAAGGGCAGTAGAGAGCGGGATAAGATAGTGAATTGTGTTCTCTGCAACCGAATTACCGTTTCCTTCTGACTTCTTACTTCTGACCTCTTGCTTCTTGCTTCTTGCTTCTGACTTCTGCTCTCCCGACTGCTCACAGACCGCTAACATGGCTTTCACAATAAGAAACACAAGAAAGGCTGTCCCTATATGAAATAACAAATTTACAATATGGTATCCGGTTGGATTAAGTCCGCCTACAGCATAATTAAGTGCATAACTAACAACTAAAAGAGGCCGGTAATGTGCTGCAAATGCCTTTTCAAAACTGGAAAACTGTGTACCTTTAAAAAAATTGGGTATGTTGCTCAGGTCTCGTATATAAGGATTTGCAACTATATAGTGCTGGTCATCAAAATGGAAGGAATTATGAAAGGAATTAAAATATACAGCAGAAGATAAAACCGCTATCAACAAAAATATCTTAAGATGTACAGCCAAGTGCACCCAGCTTCACAGGAATTTTTAAATCAATTATAGTTCCCGGTTTTCTTGCTTTAAGGATCAGGCCGATACCGTAAGGTGTCCAGTTGAATAAGGAATCAAACCTGAACACCATGCCAAGCATTCTTGTCATCATCTGATGCTTCCCCGCATCCGGGGGCCTTATTGCGTCCGTTGATTCTCCTCCTGATGTTTTACTCTTAACATGCGGCAGATATATGAACCTGTGGTAGAAACGCACAAAAGGAAACCCCCAGTATCTTACATCCTCCACAACAAAACCCTTTTTTTCAAAAAGGTTTATAAGCCCTTCCCTTGTATATCTCCTCAGGTGGCCGGCCCATTCATCAGTAAAATCCCATAATGAGGGAGATGCCGGCACAGAAACAATACAAACCCCTCCGTGCCTCAGTACCCTGTAAAACTCAAGAATAGCCTGCGTATCATCCTTAACATGTTCCAGAACCTCTGCAGAGACAACAACATCAAATGACTTATCCGGAAATGGGATATCAGCCACACTCCCCTGCTTTATACTTCTGATATTAGACTGCGTAAAATTCTTTGTCCTCTTTCGTAAAATTTCCACATACTCTTTTGACTGCTCAATCGCAAATGTATTGCATCCGCAGCCGGAGAGTTTAAGAAGAAGACTGCCGCTCCCGCACCCTGCATCCAATACAAAGCTCCCCTGTTCAATATCTTTCTTTAACATCCCTAATATCAGGGACTCCCTGTATTCATGGCGCGGGCCGCCTATCTCACCGGCACCCCAGTGTATGCGTATGTTGTTATTAGATTTCACCGTAAGCTTTTTTATAGTATTGTTTAAATTCCTCAGACTTTAACCTTTTCCACCACTGTTCATTCTCTTTATACCATTTTACTGTATTTGCGATTGCATCTTCAAATTTATACTTTTGAGTAAATCCCAATGAAATCACTTTTGATGAATCAATAGAGTAACGACGGTCATGTCCTGCCCGATCCTTAACGAATTTTATCAGATCCCGTGACTTGCCCGTCTCCTTCAAAATAATCTCTGTAATCTCCCTGTTTGTTCTCTCATTCCCGCCGCCTATATTGTATATCTCTCCATCCTTCCCATTATGCAGTACAACATCAATTGCCGCACAATTATCTTCCACATATATCCAGTCGCGCACATTCAGCCCGTCTCCATACATTGGTAACGGATTATCTTCAAGTGCATTGGTTATAAAAAGCGGGATAAGTTTTTCAGGATACTGACAGGGCCCAAAGTTATTTGAACTCCTTGTGATTATAACAGGCAGATTGAATGTTTTTCTGTAAGCAAAAACCACCATATCCGCACCTGCCTTTGATGCAGAATAAGGACTGCTCGGAGACAGAGGGCTTTCTTCATTAAAAGAGCCTTGTTCGATGCTTCCGTAAACCTCGTCTGTAGAAATTTGTATGTAACGTAATATGCCCTTTGCCTTAACCGCTTCAAGGAGTGTATATGTCCCGTACACATCCGTCTGAATAAAACTTCCCGGATACAGGATTGAACGGTCTACATGCGTCTCAGCAGCAAAATTTATAATTGCATCCACACCTTCTACTGCCTCAGCAACCACCTTTGCATCGCATATATCCCCTTTTATAAAGGTATAATTCGGATTCCCTTCAACCTCCTTCAGATTATCCGGATTCCCTGCATAAGTCAGCTTATCAAGATTCCTCACATGATAATCAGGATATTTCTTTAGAATATGCCTGATAAAATTACTTCCAATAAACCCCGCACCGCCTGTTACCAATAGCTTCATAATTTCCCCTATTCTATCCTTTTCTTCTTACTTCTTATTTCTTACTTCTAACCTCTAACTTCTTGCCTCTAACTTCTGCCTAACTCATCCTCCGCTCTTCACAAACTCCGGCCACTTATAAGGTATCTCTTCACTATTCCATGGATACCTGAATTCATCAGGATTGTCATATCTGTATGGACGAGTCGGAACATTGATAATCCTTGCTTCATCACATTGATATGCAGTAAAGCCGTGCATAACACCTACAGGTATCTGAAGAAGAATATTGCCGGCCCCTTTTTCCGGAGGCGCTTTTAAATAAAACTCCTGACTAACACCCTTTGTAGGAGAACCTTCCCTTGTATCGCACAACACCACAAGGGCAGTTCCATACACACAGACAAAATTATCAGTCTGCTCTTTATGATAATGCCAGCCCTTTACAATGCCGAGTTTGCACCCTGTCATGTATATCTGACCGAAGTCCTTAAATACCTCATCATCACAACGCAGCATCTCCATAAGAAAACCCCGTTCATCCGGGATTAGCTTGAGGTTTTTAATTTTTACATCGTGTATCATACGTTATTCTCCTTTGCTCACCCCCACCCTAACCCTCCCCCCTCAAGGGGGAGGGAACAATCTAAGAACCCTCCCCTTGAAGGGGAGGGAATAAGCTTTGGGCCATCGCCATTAAGCGAGAGTGCATGGATGAGGTAGGCTTTATATCTTGCGTCTTGTTTCTAACTTCTAACTTCTAACCTCCGCTCACCGCTCTGCCATCCAGCCCTGCCGCCGGTTCAATCCCCATTGCATCAAGGATGGTTGGCATCACATCAATGATATTAACTTCTCCTGATAATACCCCCCCTCGCCCTCCCTTAAACAAAGGGCTGGAATTTTCATTATTCGTCACAAAGAACAGTGCATCATCCTGAGTGTGCATACCGGTAAAAATACTCCTGCCGGTTACAGAAGGCTTATTTAAAGCGCCTTTCAGGTCAAATCCATAATTCGGCAGGATAACCATATCAGGGGCAAAATCATACTGCGGGCCGCTGAAAATGTCCTCTTTGAAAAAGACCTGTTTAATCGCATTCTGTCCATCTGCTTTAAATCCAAGTAACTTTTCTTTTATTTCATCTCTCAGAGAATTATACTCTTTTCCTGAATCCACACATCCTTTAGGATACTTCCCTCTGACGTTAATATATATCCTTGCAGGGTCAAGGTTAAATGCCCTTGTCCCCTCTCTAATATCCTTGTAGGAGTCAGCGGGATTTTTTGTAAACATTAAATATCCCTCTTCCTCCAGCCATTTGTTTATGTAGACCTCCTGCTTAATGTGAGTAAAGCCGTGGTCAGACACCATAAACACAGCAGTATCCCTGTCAATCTTTTCACATAATTTACCTATAATCCTGTCTATCCACCTGTATATCTCTATAAAGAAATCATGATACTGATGAGAAGGGTCATCAGAGGCCGCCCAAAGGAAATGATGAAGCCTGTCTGTCTCGGATATGGTTGCAATAAAAAGGTCCCATTCCTCTTTCTCAATAAGGTACATAAGGGCCTCCTCTCTCCTTTTAAGAGTCTCCCTCAGGTCATCTGCAAACAGGTCCATAGACTTCCTCGCCTTTGTTGCATCAACATCAAGCCTGTACCCCATCTGTTCCAGCAATGGAACGTAAGATTGCGGATAGGTAGCCTTTCGTAAATCAATAGCAACGAATCCTGCAATAAGAATCCCATTCAGCTCCTTTGCAGGGTATGTGGAAGGGACATTAACAACAATGGAACGTCTGCCGGATTTTCCAAGAAACTCCCACATCGTCTCTGACTTAACAGACTTAAAGTCAGGAAAGAACATATCATAAGTATTAGGACGAAGGTCCATAAAACCGTATATTCCATGCTTACCCGGATTCACACCGGTCATAAAAGAAGTCCATGCAACAGAAGATACTTCAGGAAGAGAAGTAGTCATGCGGGATAAAGTCCCGCTCTTAACAAGTTCGCCGGTATTGGGCATAACCCCTTCCGCAATAAACCTCTGCATAGTAGTATAAGGGACACCGTCAAGACCTATGATTAATGCCTTTTTAAACGCCATATCTGTATAGCCTCCTGTTCACATTCAAGTTAGCAGTAAGCAGTGAGCAATTAGCAGACAAAAACTACCTTCACTGCTTACTGTTTAATATATACTATACGATTCTAATATCATGCTCAACACATTTTTCCTCAAATTCTTGCTTCTTGCTTCTAATCTTCTAACTATTCACTATTCACCAATCACTGTTCACTGCCGTTAAACCAGCTCCACAATGCTCTGATCCCCTATGATAAACTTCTGTGTCTTCGGCTTGGTTTTACATTTAATAATCTCAGCCTCTCTTCCAAGGAGGCTCCTCTCAATCCTGATGTCAGCGTCAATTATCTTACACTTCTCAAGTATAATGCTGTATTCAACCTCGCTGTCCTTAATATGACAGCCATAGTATATCGAGGTAAAAGGACCTATGTAGCTATTCTCAATAACTGTATTCTCTCCAATAATAACAGGCCCTCTTATACTGCTATTGATTATCCTTGCCCCTTTTTCAATAATGACTTTTCCGGCTATATCCGAATCATCGTCCACATCGCCTGCAATCACCGGATCATCATCCCCGATTATCCTGTCAAGTGTCAGCCTGTTCGCCTCAAGTAAATCCTCAGGTTTACCGGTATCCTTCCACCATCCGGTAATCTCTGAATACCCGATGTTATATCCCTTCTGAATCAGGTAATCGTGTGCATCGGATATTTCAAGTTCCCCGCGTGCACTCGGTTTAATATTATTTACAGCCTCAAAAACAGTTGCGTCATATATGTAAATACCGGTAACAGCATACCGGCTCTTAGGCTTCTCAGGTTTTTCCTCAACACTTATTATCTTTCCATCCTTAATATCAGGCACGCCAAATCGCTCAGGGTCATTCACCTTTGACAAGACCAGATGGCAATTCGATTTCTCACGCTCGAAATCATCAATAAAACGCTTAATCCCGCCGACGACCACATTGTCGCCAAGATAGAATACAAAAGGGTCATTTCCGATAAAATCCTGTGCAACCTTAACCACATGGGCAAGCCCTGCCGGAGATTCCTGAAGTATGAATGTAAAATTAACACCCCACTGACTGCCGGTTCCCAGAGCCTTCTTTATCTCATCCCCTGTATCAGGATTATAAACAATACCAATCTCCTTTATACCGGCCCCTGCCACTGCCTCTATTGCAAAGTGAATCATGGGTTTGTTTGCAATAGGTATCAGATGTTTGTTACTGGTATGTGTAATCGGCCTCAGCCTTGTGCCCTTACCGCCGCTTGTAATCAGTGCCTTCATAACGCCTCCTATAAGATTATTTCAAAATTCAAAATAACAATAATACATTTAACTTTTTTGTTCAACCTGAAATTCCTTCGGCGGGGTTAGAAAACCCCGCCTATCCAGCGACTTATAAAGAATAGACGGGACATTCTTGTCCCACTCACGACCGGTTCACCCTTCAAGATGCACCAGCCTGTCCTCTCCAATCCCATACTCCTGAAAGAGATTGCCGACGTCATGCACTGCAACAGGCTCGGTAATAACAATCCTGTCAAAAGATAACCTCGGGATATAACTGACAGGGAGAATTGTATACCCCAGAAAAGGTCTGCCGGCCCTTGTTGCATCAACAACACCCGACATTTTTATACCTGCCTCCTGAAGGGCAAGATAGGCCACCTCAGCCATATCACCGGCACCATATAGGATGACCGTGTTAACCCCTCCCACTGCGAGTTCACGCAGGCAATCTCTCATGCGTATGCGCACCTTTCGCACATACTGATAAGAACGCTGAATATAGTTGTAAGTCAGGCGGGACTTCTCAGTAATCCCTGTTGGCGTAATAAGGTAACCAAGCCTGTTCCTCTCCAGATAAACCACCTCCACATAACCCTTTTGAACCAGACGCTTGATATAAAAATTTGCAAGCCCAAGGGCAATCCCCACCTTATGACTCAACTCCCGCTGGGTCACCTGACCGTTTGATGACAGCTCTTCTAAAATCTCAAGTTCTTTTAATAATTTCTCATTCATGGTGTCGTCCTTAATGTTGAATTGTGCCCCTCTGCGGGGTTAGAAAACCCCGCCTATCCACAGATATATTAGAGATAGGCGGGACATTCCTGTCCCGCTCATGACTTTGTTCCTGTCAGAAAATATTTCAGCTCTTTAATACTCTTCAAAGGTATCCCCATAACCTGTTCCTTCCACAGTATGTCGCAATTACTGCATAATGAAATGCCGGCGTATTCCCCCTTCGCAATCTTTCCCCTCATCCCTGCCAGTACATTCCCATTCCATATCTTAAGGAGCGAATCTTTTCTGACATCCCCAACAGGCATCTCACCCGACAGGTCAACACAGCATGGGACAGCCATGCCATCCCACCTGATTGACATGGAATACCATAGAAATGTGCAGGGTACATACCTCTGCCCTACGGGCCGGAATCCCCTCCCCTGCTCACGCCTAACCTTGCCTCCAAAGGTGTGAGGCTGAATTATAGAGGACCTGTCTATGGGGAGACCTTCGAAATTTTTAAGAAAGGTTTCTTTTGTTTGTTCCGGCGGGGTTAGAAAACCCCGCCTATCCACAGATATATTACCGATAGCCGGGACATTTTTGTCCCGCTCATTTTCATCTACCCCAAACTCAATCACCTGAAATACCACGTAAGGCTTCTTACTCCCGCGTCTCTTCTTCTCCTCAAGAAATGCCTTAATATTTCCCAGTGTCTTTTCAAAATTGGCATTAACCCTGATCTTCTCGTAAACCTCCTTCTCGTAGCCGTCAAAAGAGAAGATAATAAAATCAAGCCCCGCATCCAATAATGCCCTTCTTTTTTCTTCTGTCAGCACAGTGGCATTCGTAGACAAACGCGTCCCAATCCCTCTTTCCTTTGCATACTGAATCATGTCAGGGAGCCTCTTATGAAAAAGGGATTCACCACCCATAAAAAGATTGATGTCATACACAAAGTCCTTTGCCTCATCAATAATCTTTGTGTAAAGATTCCAATCCATATAACCAACCTTATCCTGTGGAATATCCTTACTAGTACACATCGGGCACTTCAGATTACAGAAAGAAGTAGGTTCAATCCAGAGACGGAGAGGCTTGTAAGGCAATATTGTACTGCCACGTTTATAATGCCAGGCAACCTGTGCAAAGCGTATAAGTTTATTTAAATTTCCCATGCTTATGCCTTCCCCCACCCTCACCCGGACCCTCTCCCTGAGGGAGAGGGTGCTAAGTTTATTCCCACCCTTAAAGGAAGAGGATTAGCATCTATTTTGATTCCCTCCCCTTCAAGGGGAGGGTTAGGGTGGGGATGGGGTTATTTTCGGATAAACATTCTTTAATAATATTTGCCGCACTTTTGCACAAACTTATGTGCATTTATCTAAAACAATTTCTAAGCATAGTTCCAGCAGCATCAAGTATATCAACGAGTTAATCAAGTTAAAAAATTCTGGCATAACCATTGCTCTTAATACACCTTCATGATGAACAAAAAGCAGATAGACAACCTATCCAAATATTGTTATGATACAAGCAAGCTCGTGATGGGGCTTATGGTTATCGGTAACCTTATATCGGATAAGTTTTCAAAGCACACTTTCTTGATTGGACTTATTGCTACGTGTGGATTTCTCATCATGGGATATTTTATAGATAGAAAGGAGGTAAATAACAATGTCAAACATTGATATGGCATTTACAACTTTAGCTGTAATAAGCGTGATTGGCGTCATCATACTCCTACTGTCCGAACGTAAGTCACGCAAGGTTCATAAGAAATAAGACCTGTCCTTTCACTCTCTCACACATCCCCAGTAATCCCCTTTCTTAATTCTAACTTCTTACTTCTAACTTCTTGCCTCTGTCTGCTTACTTGCTTACCGTTCACTGCTTACTAACTAAATGCCTCCCCGCCGCTACCTCCCCTGCAACTGTCCAGCACCAGACCATCTTTGTCAGAAACACAACCGGAAAGGTATACCAGTAGCGCCTGACAGAAGGATGTCTGAGAAAAATCTTCAACGTTACTGCTGAGGCAATCAGCGGTGATAATAGACGCAGTAGTAAAGGCCGGAATAAAAAAAAAGGTGTATTCAGATCATCTTTGTATTTTGATCTGATACGGATTGAATTTTTCCCCCATTCCTTAGAATGTCGCAATACAGCACTGATATTATCTCTTACAGGACGATGAATAATCTTCGCATCCGGCTCAAAAAAAAGGTCATAGCCGGCATGTCTCAATTTCAAAGACAGCCCGAAGTCCTCTCCAGTTGGGAAGTCTTCGTCGAACATCCCGACCTTCTCCAATACAGCCTTCTCGACCATCAAATTCGCCGATGCCAGCATAAAGTGACGATTAACACCGCGGCCAATATCAGGCAATAAATCATGAAAGTGGGCCACATTATCCGAGAGAATCCAGTACTGACCGCTCTCAAACCACATAGGCCCTCCAACAACCGGATTACCCTCCCCATACCTCCTCAAAAGCACAGCCATCCAGTTCTTAGATGCAATACAATCCGCATCAATCAAAAAGACCAACTTCCCCCGTGCCTCCTTTATCCCCTTGTTCCTCGCCTCAGCAGGATTAAGAACCCTTTCTGTTTCCAGAAACATTATGCGTTTGTCTTTTGCCGCATGTCTCTTTACAAGACCATACTTATCCTGACCTACAACAATGATCTCAACCTCACTACCATCTATACCGCTTTGGCGATAAAGCGCCTCCAGTACCTCTCCTATACGAGGTGAATGGAGGTTTGGGATAATTATGCTATATCCAGGTATGACCACTCTGCCTGCCTTTCAAAGTGGTGTTCTTATATTCCACGACACCGCAGATATAAAAGAACGGACCACAGCAACATCTTTCTTAAGCAATACCTTGAGAATCCAATAGCTAAGTGAGAAGATCAGGAATGGAAGAAAAGTTATCCAATGCCTTGCCCTGGCATGTTTCCTCATGAACAAAATCCAGTTCCGCACGAGATAGTATGATGTAAATTCGTTCCAACCCTTGCCGGAGCTTCCCCCGCCTTTATGATAAACAACAGCATCAGGAACCAGTATTACCTTAAATCCTGATTTCTTACCACGCTCACACCAGTCATTCTCTTCCCAGTAAAAAAAGAATCTCTCATCCAGCAACCCGACTTTATCCACAAATTCCCTTTTTACCAGAATGGCGGAACCGGAAATAAAATCCGATTCCAAAGCCCCTCCTTTTATCAGACTGCTTTCCTTTCCTTCCATCCTGTCAGGCCAGGGAAACCACATATTAAGACTTCCGATCATTGAATATGCCATTGCCGGATTATCCATCTGAACAATTTTGGGTCCAAGTAATCCGGCCTTAGGATAATCGTGTGTTACTTTAATCAGGCGCTTCAATGCATCAGGTTCAGACTTTGTGTCATTATTAAGCAGCCAGATATAATCCGCCCCCTTTTCCATTGCATATCTTATCCCCACATTATTCCCGCCTGTATATCCAAGGTTTGCACTGTTCTCAATAATGGTAAGCCACGATGCAGATGGATAACACAATTTGACAGCCCCGACCGAGCCATCCGTTGAGGCATTATCCACAACAATCACACGATAGTCGGGATAATCCAATTTACGCACTGAATCAAGGCAGGCAAGGGTGTCATCTTTTCCATTCCAGTTAAGGATTATTATGAAGACCTTGGGCATTACCATATTTTTTATATTATTTTAAAGACCTCAGCAATTTCATCTTTAACCTAATGATATATCTATACAAGCTGAATATAATAAATGGCCATCTATAACGTGATTCGGGTATGGGCTTTGGGATAACAGCAAAGTTCAAATAGTCGGACATCTCCTTTGCATACTGTTGAACCTCGAATGGGGATAATACGGCTTTAAGATCCTTTTGTTTTTCTAAAACTTTGCTATGGTAATCACTAAGTTTAAAAAGACGCTCTAAAATCTTTTTACCTTCAGCAGGAACACGATACAGTGATGTTACCTTTTCTACCAGCATAAAATTATAACTAAGGGTATATCGTGTCCACAAGTTCCAGTCTTCCAACATCTCTAATGATTCGTCAAATCCGCCAAAATTATCATATAATTCCCGCCGGAAAACTAATGCCTGGATAGGTATATAATTATGATGCCATAACAACACCCGTGAAAAATTCTGTTTATAAACAATCTTGCGTTTAAATTCTTTGTACTCCCATCTATCCTCAGAAATTATTTTTGTCGGCACCTCAAAGGCAAGCGCATACACGCCGCTCACATCAGGATGGGTCATAAGCTCATGTACCAGTATCTCAAAATG
The genomic region above belongs to Nitrospirota bacterium and contains:
- a CDS encoding glycosyltransferase — translated: MVIPGYSIIIPNLHSPRIGEVLEALYRQSGIDGSEVEIIVVGQDKYGLVKRHAAKDKRIMFLETERVLNPAEARNKGIKEARGKLVFLIDADCIASKNWMAVLLRRYGEGNPVVGGPMWFESGQYWILSDNVAHFHDLLPDIGRGVNRHFMLASANLMVEKAVLEKVGMFDEDFPTGEDFGLSLKLRHAGYDLFFEPDAKIIHRPVRDNISAVLRHSKEWGKNSIRIRSKYKDDLNTPFFLFRPLLLRLLSPLIASAVTLKIFLRHPSVRRYWYTFPVVFLTKMVWCWTVAGEVAAGRHLVSKQ
- a CDS encoding radical SAM protein produces the protein MGNLNKLIRFAQVAWHYKRGSTILPYKPLRLWIEPTSFCNLKCPMCTSKDIPQDKVGYMDWNLYTKIIDEAKDFVYDINLFMGGESLFHKRLPDMIQYAKERGIGTRLSTNATVLTEEKRRALLDAGLDFIIFSFDGYEKEVYEKIRVNANFEKTLGNIKAFLEEKKRRGSKKPYVVFQVIEFGVDENERDKNVPAIGNISVDRRGFLTPPEQTKETFLKNFEGLPIDRSSIIQPHTFGGKVRREQGRGFRPVGQRYVPCTFLWYSMSIRWDGMAVPCCVDLSGEMPVGDVRKDSLLKIWNGNVLAGMRGKIAKGEYAGISLCSNCDILWKEQVMGIPLKSIKELKYFLTGTKS
- a CDS encoding glycosyltransferase, with product MNSNSNLPLVSVIVRTCKGRLNRLKEAVPSVLNQTYSNIEIVIVEDGSNDAEVYAKDIPAMHGVSVVYRSTPKVGRCRAGNIGLGLSNGKFLCFLDDDDIYFENHFEILVHELMTHPDVSGVYALAFEVPTKIISEDRWEYKEFKRKIVYKQNFSRVLLWHHNYIPIQALVFRRELYDNFGGFDESLEMLEDWNLWTRYTLSYNFMLVEKVTSLYRVPAEGKKILERLFKLSDYHSKVLEKQKDLKAVLSPFEVQQYAKEMSDYLNFAVIPKPIPESRYRWPFIIFSLYRYIIRLKMKLLRSLK
- a CDS encoding winged helix-turn-helix transcriptional regulator → MNEKLLKELEILEELSSNGQVTQRELSHKVGIALGLANFYIKRLVQKGYVEVVYLERNRLGYLITPTGITEKSRLTYNYIQRSYQYVRKVRIRMRDCLRELAVGGVNTVILYGAGDMAEVAYLALQEAGIKMSGVVDATRAGRPFLGYTILPVSYIPRLSFDRIVITEPVAVHDVGNLFQEYGIGEDRLVHLEG
- a CDS encoding glucose-1-phosphate thymidylyltransferase, whose product is MKALITSGGKGTRLRPITHTSNKHLIPIANKPMIHFAIEAVAGAGIKEIGIVYNPDTGDEIKKALGTGSQWGVNFTFILQESPAGLAHVVKVAQDFIGNDPFVFYLGDNVVVGGIKRFIDDFEREKSNCHLVLSKVNDPERFGVPDIKDGKIISVEEKPEKPKSRYAVTGIYIYDATVFEAVNNIKPSARGELEISDAHDYLIQKGYNIGYSEITGWWKDTGKPEDLLEANRLTLDRIIGDDDPVIAGDVDDDSDIAGKVIIEKGARIINSSIRGPVIIGENTVIENSYIGPFTSIYYGCHIKDSEVEYSIILEKCKIIDADIRIERSLLGREAEIIKCKTKPKTQKFIIGDQSIVELV
- a CDS encoding glycosyltransferase family 2 protein, which codes for MVMPKVFIIILNWNGKDDTLACLDSVRKLDYPDYRVIVVDNASTDGSVGAVKLCYPSASWLTIIENSANLGYTGGNNVGIRYAMEKGADYIWLLNNDTKSEPDALKRLIKVTHDYPKAGLLGPKIVQMDNPAMAYSMIGSLNMWFPWPDRMEGKESSLIKGGALESDFISGSAILVKREFVDKVGLLDERFFFYWEENDWCERGKKSGFKVILVPDAVVYHKGGGSSGKGWNEFTSYYLVRNWILFMRKHARARHWITFLPFLIFSLSYWILKVLLKKDVAVVRSFISAVSWNIRTPL